A window of Sphingorhabdus lacus contains these coding sequences:
- a CDS encoding DUF5818 domain-containing protein — protein MSKPARIRLAGNLRKSRRGLLIETAEKKIWVLDFGEDVDVPKTKSVIIEGIQAGFDRISVDWAASSADG, from the coding sequence GTGTCAAAGCCCGCAAGGATCAGGCTGGCCGGAAATCTGCGCAAGAGCCGTCGCGGACTTTTAATCGAAACTGCCGAAAAAAAGATCTGGGTGCTAGACTTCGGCGAAGACGTGGATGTGCCAAAAACGAAGTCAGTTATCATCGAAGGCATTCAAGCCGGCTTTGATCGAATAAGCGTCGACTGGGCAGCATCGAGCGCCGACGGCTGA
- a CDS encoding UvrD-helicase domain-containing protein gives MLDVDLLAIDRGTVTAPAGCGKTHLIAQALTRHSETKPVLVLTHTNAGVAALRARLDKAGVAPGRYRLSTIDGWCMRLLTLFPKRGGHDPAILSIGNPKAHYPAIRQAAGVLLRDGHINDVLAATYDRLIVDEYQDCSQVQHAIIYYAAQSLRTCVLGDPMQAIFGFQGNTLADWDQHVCAHFPVAAELTKPWRWINAGEEGFGRYLLDVRRALVAGQSVDLAAAPPNISWVHLDGTEDHQRRLRAGAVATADGEKVLIIADSKSPNGQRQFASQIHGAVTVENVDMRDLVTFGENIDLSSPELLDHVVTFATTVMTNTGGANLLNRVATLRAGRERRPASPVEAEAMRLVEKPSYAAAADLLVEIGKEHGVRTHRPAILRGALRLLKSCGDDADMSPANAAVQERERSRLIGRPLAKRTVGSTLLLKGLEADAAVILDPSDMDRRHLYVAMTRGAKRLIICSRNARLTPA, from the coding sequence GTGCTTGACGTCGATCTCCTGGCAATCGACCGCGGTACCGTCACCGCGCCTGCCGGATGCGGCAAAACCCATCTTATTGCACAGGCGCTCACGCGGCATAGCGAAACCAAACCGGTTCTTGTTCTGACTCACACCAACGCCGGGGTGGCGGCATTGCGGGCGCGCCTCGACAAAGCTGGCGTCGCACCCGGCCGTTATCGCCTGTCGACGATCGATGGTTGGTGCATGCGCCTGTTGACTTTGTTTCCAAAGCGCGGTGGCCACGATCCCGCCATTCTGTCGATCGGCAATCCAAAAGCTCATTATCCAGCGATACGGCAGGCGGCAGGAGTCTTGCTTCGTGACGGCCACATCAACGACGTATTGGCGGCGACCTATGATCGCCTGATCGTCGACGAATATCAGGACTGTTCACAGGTTCAGCATGCCATCATCTACTATGCTGCGCAGAGCCTGCGAACTTGTGTCTTGGGCGATCCGATGCAGGCGATCTTCGGTTTCCAGGGCAATACTCTCGCCGACTGGGATCAGCATGTCTGCGCACATTTTCCAGTAGCTGCCGAGCTGACCAAGCCATGGCGTTGGATCAACGCCGGCGAAGAGGGCTTCGGGCGCTACCTACTCGATGTCCGGCGTGCCCTGGTGGCAGGTCAGAGCGTTGATCTTGCCGCTGCGCCGCCAAACATCTCGTGGGTCCACCTAGATGGCACCGAAGATCATCAGCGACGGCTGCGTGCGGGCGCGGTCGCGACCGCCGATGGCGAGAAAGTGCTAATCATCGCGGATTCAAAAAGTCCCAACGGACAAAGGCAGTTTGCCAGTCAGATCCACGGCGCCGTCACGGTCGAGAATGTGGACATGCGGGATCTCGTCACATTCGGCGAAAATATCGATCTTTCGTCGCCCGAATTGCTCGACCATGTAGTAACCTTTGCGACCACGGTGATGACGAACACAGGCGGAGCTAACTTGCTCAACCGCGTCGCCACTTTGCGTGCCGGGCGAGAACGGAGACCGGCATCGCCCGTCGAGGCGGAGGCCATGAGGCTGGTCGAAAAACCTTCTTACGCAGCGGCAGCTGATCTTCTCGTCGAAATCGGCAAGGAGCACGGTGTCCGAACACACAGGCCTGCTATCCTGCGCGGCGCTCTCCGATTGCTCAAAAGCTGCGGCGATGACGCCGATATGTCGCCGGCTAACGCGGCCGTTCAAGAGCGCGAGCGCTCGCGGCTCATTGGTCGACCACTTGCGAAGCGAACCGTCGGCAGCACGTTGCTTCTCAAGGGTCTGGAGGCCGACGCGGCGGTCATTCTCGACCCAAGCGACATGGATCGACGCCATCTCTACGTGGCGATGACCCGAGGTGCCAAACGTCTGATCATTTGCTCTCGAAATGCGCGGTTGACGCCTGCATGA
- a CDS encoding ATP-dependent nuclease, which translates to MARIVYIAINNFRCVEKLDWVPSPGINCLIGPGDAGKSSILDAIDYCLGARRTVQFTDADFHGLDVTTPISISITIGDLSDALKSIDTYGAFVRSFDPTTGLIDDEPETGKETVLTVQLSVGSDLDPVWTLVSDRAKAQGLSRNLTWGDRTRLSPTRIGAHAEHNLAWRRGSVLNRLTEEKADTSAALASAARDARKAFGDLADAQLGETLKIVADTARELGIPAGDKVKAMLDAHSVSFSGGTVALHGDDGVPLRALGVGSTRLLVAGLQRKAAKESSVLLVDELEHGLEPHRIIRLLSSIGAKETPPPIQAFVTTHSPVALRELRGDQLWVVRKPPGGHKLDLVGIADPIQGTIRAHPEAFLSHSVLVCEGASEVGLIRGLDLFFAVHGYASINAQGVALVDAGGVNKIYGRADVLRNLGYRTASLRDDDVQPDAVEEGLFTFNGGSLFKWAAGQALEHAIFLGVSDAAVHQLLERAIDLHGEELIGEHILAASQGTVSLAHCRGPVTPATRQTLAIAAKWKKNAWFKTVSWMEEAARDIIGPHHQNATLEFRTAVSNIFQWAHGA; encoded by the coding sequence ATGGCACGGATTGTCTATATCGCGATCAACAATTTTCGGTGCGTCGAAAAGCTTGACTGGGTTCCTTCGCCCGGGATCAATTGCCTGATCGGGCCAGGTGACGCCGGGAAGTCCTCAATTCTCGACGCCATCGACTATTGCCTCGGGGCACGTCGAACCGTCCAATTCACCGACGCCGACTTTCACGGCCTCGATGTTACTACACCGATCTCAATTAGCATTACAATTGGCGACTTGTCCGATGCACTCAAAAGCATTGATACCTACGGCGCATTCGTTCGCAGCTTTGATCCAACGACGGGATTGATCGACGATGAACCCGAAACTGGCAAGGAGACCGTGCTCACAGTTCAACTTTCGGTGGGAAGCGACTTGGATCCCGTTTGGACGCTGGTCTCTGACCGAGCGAAGGCGCAGGGATTGTCACGCAATCTCACATGGGGCGATCGTACCCGCCTGTCTCCGACGCGAATTGGGGCGCACGCCGAACACAATTTAGCATGGCGGCGCGGCTCAGTGCTTAACCGTCTTACCGAGGAAAAGGCGGACACTTCGGCTGCGCTCGCCAGTGCGGCGCGCGATGCCCGCAAAGCCTTTGGCGATCTTGCTGATGCGCAGTTGGGTGAAACCTTGAAGATCGTCGCCGACACCGCGCGCGAACTGGGTATTCCCGCAGGCGATAAGGTGAAAGCTATGCTCGATGCCCATTCGGTCTCATTTAGCGGCGGGACGGTGGCGTTGCATGGCGACGACGGTGTTCCTCTTAGGGCGTTGGGGGTCGGGTCGACACGCTTGCTGGTCGCCGGATTGCAGCGCAAGGCCGCCAAGGAATCAAGCGTTCTGCTCGTTGATGAACTCGAACACGGTCTCGAGCCGCATCGGATCATCCGCTTGCTTAGCTCGATCGGTGCCAAAGAAACACCGCCGCCGATTCAAGCTTTCGTGACCACGCATTCACCGGTCGCATTGCGGGAACTGCGTGGCGACCAGCTCTGGGTGGTGCGCAAGCCGCCGGGCGGTCACAAATTGGACCTCGTCGGGATCGCGGACCCCATACAAGGCACTATCCGCGCGCATCCCGAAGCCTTCCTCTCACATTCCGTGCTCGTGTGTGAGGGCGCCAGTGAAGTGGGACTTATTCGCGGTCTCGACCTGTTTTTCGCCGTGCACGGTTATGCTTCAATCAATGCACAAGGGGTCGCGTTGGTCGATGCCGGCGGCGTCAACAAGATTTACGGTCGCGCCGATGTTCTGCGTAATTTGGGCTACCGCACGGCCTCCCTTCGCGACGACGACGTGCAGCCGGATGCTGTAGAAGAGGGGCTGTTCACATTTAATGGTGGCTCCCTCTTCAAGTGGGCGGCTGGCCAGGCGCTCGAACATGCCATTTTCCTCGGCGTCAGCGACGCGGCGGTTCACCAATTGCTTGAGCGCGCCATAGATCTGCATGGCGAGGAACTCATCGGCGAGCATATTTTAGCCGCATCGCAAGGCACGGTTTCGCTGGCGCATTGTCGAGGGCCAGTTACCCCAGCAACGCGACAGACCTTGGCAATTGCTGCGAAGTGGAAGAAGAACGCCTGGTTCAAGACTGTGAGCTGGATGGAGGAAGCCGCTCGCGACATCATTGGTCCGCATCATCAGAATGCGACCTTGGAATTCCGAACAGCGGTCAGCAACATTTTTCAGTGGGCTCACGGTGCTTGA
- a CDS encoding tyrosine-type recombinase/integrase, with amino-acid sequence MSKKVGLTDARIVGLLPPKIGQIEITDSIVAGLRLRVGASGVKTYILRKRIGSKVHNVTLGRHSLGFGLAAARRRARDLLTDIEQGQSIPKRSDPNRGYAQGIGTIGELFETYLTNEVIGKKRTAREIERVFRKYILPEMGDRIADTVTRGDVTRFIEKMAFCRGKETLRMARSVHQHLSSFYSWAMPKLDRLPAHPCRDAWRPKASKPRDRVLSDYELGQLWDASLGEGYPFGTVVRLLILTAQRRGEVINAEWDEFDFDANLWTIPGSRAKNGIANIVPLSAQSVSIIEEIRDMFASSSNEFGLSGNRVFPAIGNPAHSTGGMPKGWRRIMASVLRETDRNILHFTPHDIRRTAATGLQRLGVPLVVSEAVLNHQSGAAKAGVAGVYHRHKYTVEKQEALRLWGDEVQRIVDAHAAVKNRGSSWMIAQG; translated from the coding sequence GTGTCAAAAAAAGTCGGTCTTACAGATGCCCGTATCGTTGGATTATTACCACCGAAAATCGGACAAATCGAAATTACGGACTCAATCGTAGCTGGTTTACGCCTGAGGGTCGGAGCGAGTGGCGTTAAAACTTACATCTTGCGAAAGCGTATCGGCAGCAAGGTTCATAATGTGACATTGGGCAGGCATTCGCTGGGCTTTGGACTTGCCGCTGCGCGTCGTCGTGCGCGAGATTTGCTTACCGACATTGAGCAGGGACAAAGCATCCCCAAGCGGTCCGATCCCAATCGCGGATATGCCCAGGGAATTGGCACAATTGGCGAGCTGTTTGAAACATATTTGACGAACGAGGTCATAGGGAAAAAGCGAACTGCGCGAGAAATAGAGCGAGTATTTCGCAAATATATTCTTCCGGAAATGGGCGACCGGATAGCTGATACGGTAACCCGCGGCGATGTGACACGCTTCATCGAGAAGATGGCATTTTGCCGGGGTAAAGAAACGCTGCGTATGGCGCGGTCAGTGCATCAGCATTTATCGAGTTTTTATTCATGGGCGATGCCAAAGCTGGACCGATTACCGGCTCATCCTTGCAGGGATGCGTGGCGACCAAAAGCATCTAAGCCGCGCGACCGTGTTTTGTCAGACTATGAACTCGGGCAGTTGTGGGATGCTTCACTTGGCGAGGGGTATCCTTTCGGCACGGTGGTGCGTTTACTGATTTTGACTGCGCAGCGCCGCGGCGAAGTCATCAATGCGGAATGGGACGAATTCGACTTTGACGCAAATCTGTGGACCATTCCTGGCAGCCGAGCGAAAAACGGGATCGCCAACATCGTTCCCTTATCGGCTCAATCTGTGAGCATTATTGAAGAAATACGAGATATGTTTGCATCAAGCTCCAATGAGTTTGGGTTGTCCGGGAACAGAGTTTTTCCGGCAATTGGCAATCCAGCTCATAGTACCGGCGGCATGCCTAAAGGTTGGCGACGGATTATGGCTTCAGTGCTGCGCGAAACAGATCGTAACATCTTGCACTTCACGCCGCATGACATCCGCCGTACCGCTGCGACGGGCTTACAACGCTTGGGCGTACCGCTGGTTGTGTCCGAAGCAGTGCTTAACCATCAGTCTGGAGCTGCCAAAGCCGGGGTCGCTGGAGTTTATCACCGCCATAAATATACGGTCGAAAAACAAGAGGCGCTAAGGTTGTGGGGCGATGAGGTTCAACGCATTGTAGATGCGCATGCCGCCGTCAAAAACCGGGGTTCCTCTTGGATGATCGCGCAGGGCTAA
- a CDS encoding strawberry notch family protein yields MNQPAFNLDFSPNEVPAIAAARYLAADLAANIPLTRKHLSETFTRLTGATDADNRWSLSDTHASVELAQLIYLQEARALCQSSDNRVIFEVFDQMEALTPIQYNRSEEQIRFQQFSTPLRLAWIAARAARLSSSNLTLEPSAGTGMLAFWAKQNGSKLALNEIHILRRDALHVLFPDVAVSMHDGELIDELLNPSILPDTVLINPPFSVGLERGQDGRTGARHLRSALSRLSLGGRAVAIMPEWFDVSVFLGRCRFPLAVRLNVLMDRAFARSGTSISTRLLVFDKAEDDAPAITAHVNDVIDLVSLVDALPTRSGTITRPVLPRPLTTSVRILPQTHRRPVAPVRPISRGGAKPILLEFVPLEEAAPIAEQVGHYLPYRPSRISIPAAMSHPTPLVESVAMGSIAAPVPNVQPMVSADHIERGLLSEAQLETLIYAANAFERDLVGSFQPVDRGCALTPDADGYRYRCGYFLGDGTGAGKGRQVASVILDRWYRGERRHVWLSKNETLLEDARRDWAALGGLPLDIQPLSQWKLGGAINMPEGILFVTYPTLRSGRVDATRLEQIIEWAGLDFEGVIAFDEAHAMANAAGGEGSRGKVKGSEQGVAGVRLQNMLPRAHVLYVSATGASDVNNLAYATRLGLWGSETAFATREKFVGDIREGGIAAMELVARDLKSLGLYASRALSFAGVEYEILEHELTDAQISVYDAYAEAWAIIHGNLREALEATRIVDADSGDTLNSGAKAAAMSIFEGTKQRFFAQLLLSMKLPSLLPAIEQSLRDDHSAVVQLVSTAEAMLNRRLADLTPDEREHLEIDLSPREYVIDYLSGSFPVRLMQIFVDENGNARSEPMFDADSNPVLCRAAIAARDRMIEQLCALPPIATALDAIIERFGVEKVAEVTGRTRRLIVGTDGRQKLQSRTPRANVLETQAFMDGDKRILVFSDAGGTGRSYHADLDAKNQQRRVHFLLESGWRADAAIQGLGRTNRTNQASAPLFRPVTTNVKGERRFISTIARRLDSLGALTRGQRQTGGQNMFNPADNLESIYAKDALNRWFGLLYEGKLSAVSLGKFEELSGLTISAKDGGMVEDLPTIQRWLNRILAFPILLQNMIFDEYLGLVEARVDAARRAGTLVLGVETILVEQFEIKSDKLLRTDPASGATTHLLEIEVARKLNPLCFEELNRLHDLRSSRIKPMLNSRSGRVALLVRARRLMLDDGERVERFELLRPLTREYLTREQIEESNWKAIGLGKFKQAWRTEAACDAATLKHDRLYLATGLLLPIWDKLPDDHVRVSRVAAKDGPSILGREVPPSHVPALMDALGFNEPVHLDINDLADLVLKSGKVVPINGPERLQMKRSLVNGVQRLELIGWSIERLEWYKAQGCYTEIIRYQTRLFLPVSDAVSVLRCIAL; encoded by the coding sequence ATGAACCAGCCCGCGTTCAATCTCGACTTTTCACCAAACGAAGTTCCCGCGATCGCAGCAGCGCGATACCTAGCTGCTGATCTTGCGGCCAATATCCCGCTCACGCGCAAACATCTGTCAGAAACCTTTACCAGGTTGACCGGGGCCACAGATGCCGACAATCGCTGGTCACTGTCCGATACGCATGCATCGGTTGAACTGGCGCAATTGATCTATTTGCAGGAGGCTCGAGCTCTTTGTCAATCGAGTGACAATAGAGTGATCTTTGAAGTATTTGATCAGATGGAGGCGTTGACGCCGATCCAGTATAACCGCTCCGAAGAGCAGATCCGTTTCCAGCAATTCTCGACACCATTGCGGCTCGCCTGGATTGCGGCGCGTGCAGCCAGACTTTCGAGCAGCAATCTAACCTTGGAACCGTCGGCGGGAACCGGAATGCTTGCCTTTTGGGCCAAGCAAAACGGGTCCAAACTTGCCCTCAATGAAATTCACATATTGCGACGCGATGCATTGCACGTTCTATTTCCTGATGTTGCGGTGTCGATGCATGACGGCGAGTTGATCGACGAGCTTCTCAATCCTTCAATTTTGCCTGACACGGTTCTTATCAATCCGCCATTTTCGGTCGGCCTGGAACGCGGTCAGGATGGCCGAACTGGCGCGCGTCATTTGCGCTCGGCGCTATCACGGCTTTCGCTCGGTGGCAGGGCGGTGGCCATCATGCCTGAATGGTTTGATGTGAGTGTTTTTCTGGGCCGTTGTCGCTTTCCGCTCGCGGTGCGGCTCAATGTGTTGATGGACCGCGCATTCGCGCGTTCTGGAACCTCGATCTCAACGCGTCTCCTCGTTTTCGATAAAGCGGAAGATGATGCTCCTGCTATCACGGCGCATGTAAACGACGTGATAGACCTTGTTTCTCTGGTTGATGCATTGCCTACCCGCAGCGGTACTATAACCCGCCCCGTTCTGCCCAGACCACTTACCACCTCCGTGCGCATACTACCGCAAACGCATCGCCGACCGGTGGCGCCCGTTCGACCGATATCGCGCGGCGGCGCCAAGCCCATTCTGCTAGAATTTGTGCCACTAGAAGAAGCGGCGCCGATTGCAGAACAAGTTGGACATTATCTGCCATATCGCCCCAGCCGAATTTCGATACCCGCTGCAATGTCGCATCCAACACCGCTTGTAGAGTCGGTTGCCATGGGTTCGATTGCTGCGCCCGTTCCCAATGTTCAACCGATGGTGTCGGCAGATCATATCGAGCGCGGGCTGTTATCTGAGGCGCAGCTTGAAACCCTGATTTACGCAGCCAATGCATTTGAACGAGATTTGGTGGGGTCATTTCAGCCCGTCGACAGAGGTTGTGCGCTGACGCCGGACGCAGACGGCTATCGTTACCGGTGCGGATATTTTCTGGGAGATGGCACGGGCGCTGGCAAGGGCCGTCAGGTGGCGAGTGTCATCCTGGACCGCTGGTATCGCGGCGAACGCCGTCATGTCTGGCTTTCCAAAAACGAGACGCTTCTTGAGGATGCGCGCCGAGACTGGGCAGCTCTTGGCGGACTGCCTCTGGACATCCAGCCCTTGTCGCAGTGGAAACTGGGCGGCGCGATCAACATGCCCGAAGGCATATTGTTCGTGACATATCCGACTTTGAGGTCCGGCCGCGTCGATGCAACCCGGCTTGAGCAAATCATCGAGTGGGCGGGTCTCGATTTTGAGGGTGTCATTGCATTCGATGAAGCGCATGCCATGGCAAATGCTGCAGGCGGCGAGGGGAGCCGAGGAAAAGTCAAAGGCTCCGAACAAGGCGTTGCCGGCGTACGTCTCCAGAACATGCTCCCGCGCGCCCATGTTCTTTATGTGTCGGCCACCGGGGCATCCGACGTCAACAATCTGGCTTATGCGACACGGCTTGGTCTGTGGGGATCGGAGACTGCATTTGCGACACGCGAGAAGTTTGTCGGCGACATTCGCGAGGGCGGCATTGCAGCGATGGAACTTGTTGCGCGCGATCTCAAGTCTTTGGGGCTCTATGCATCACGAGCTCTGTCATTTGCAGGTGTCGAATATGAAATTCTCGAACATGAACTGACCGATGCACAGATATCTGTCTATGACGCATATGCTGAAGCCTGGGCGATTATTCACGGCAATCTGAGGGAGGCCTTGGAAGCGACGCGCATCGTCGATGCTGATAGCGGCGATACGCTCAACAGCGGCGCCAAAGCCGCTGCGATGTCCATATTTGAGGGTACGAAACAGCGCTTCTTTGCGCAACTTCTCCTGTCGATGAAGCTTCCGAGTCTTTTGCCAGCAATCGAGCAAAGTTTGCGCGACGACCATTCGGCCGTGGTTCAACTTGTCTCGACTGCGGAGGCAATGCTCAACCGGCGGCTTGCGGACCTGACGCCTGACGAGCGCGAGCATCTTGAGATCGATTTATCCCCTCGTGAATATGTGATCGATTATCTCAGTGGCAGCTTCCCGGTTCGGCTCATGCAGATATTTGTCGACGAAAACGGCAACGCACGGTCCGAACCAATGTTCGATGCAGACAGCAATCCTGTACTATGCCGAGCGGCAATCGCTGCGCGGGACCGAATGATCGAGCAGTTGTGCGCTTTACCACCCATCGCTACTGCACTGGACGCCATCATCGAGCGCTTTGGCGTTGAGAAGGTTGCAGAGGTGACGGGCCGGACGCGCCGTTTAATTGTCGGCACTGACGGCAGACAAAAACTCCAATCGCGCACGCCCAGAGCCAATGTGCTTGAAACCCAAGCCTTTATGGACGGCGACAAGCGGATATTGGTGTTTTCCGATGCCGGAGGGACTGGTCGCAGCTATCATGCCGACCTCGATGCCAAGAACCAGCAGCGCCGTGTTCATTTTCTCTTAGAGTCCGGTTGGCGGGCTGATGCCGCCATTCAGGGGCTAGGGCGCACAAATCGCACCAATCAGGCATCTGCGCCCTTGTTTCGGCCCGTCACAACAAACGTGAAAGGCGAACGTCGGTTCATTTCGACCATCGCCCGCAGACTCGATAGCCTTGGCGCATTGACCCGCGGGCAGCGCCAGACAGGCGGCCAGAACATGTTCAATCCAGCCGACAATCTTGAAAGCATCTATGCCAAGGATGCTTTGAACCGGTGGTTCGGACTACTGTATGAAGGCAAATTGAGTGCTGTCTCACTCGGAAAGTTCGAAGAACTGTCCGGACTTACGATTTCAGCCAAAGATGGCGGCATGGTTGAAGATCTACCCACGATCCAGCGCTGGCTCAACCGAATATTGGCGTTTCCGATCCTGTTGCAGAACATGATTTTCGATGAATATTTGGGGCTGGTCGAAGCGCGCGTTGATGCAGCAAGGAGGGCAGGGACACTCGTTCTCGGTGTCGAGACCATATTGGTTGAGCAGTTTGAAATTAAATCCGACAAACTATTGCGCACTGATCCTGCATCCGGCGCAACTACGCATCTCTTGGAAATAGAGGTTGCGAGAAAGCTCAATCCGCTATGCTTTGAAGAACTCAATCGGCTGCACGACCTCCGGTCAAGCCGTATCAAGCCTATGCTAAATTCACGGTCTGGGCGGGTTGCGTTGCTCGTTCGCGCCCGACGGCTAATGCTCGATGATGGTGAGCGGGTTGAACGCTTTGAGCTGTTGCGCCCTCTGACACGCGAATATTTGACCAGAGAGCAAATTGAAGAAAGTAATTGGAAAGCCATTGGTTTGGGGAAGTTTAAACAGGCATGGCGAACCGAAGCGGCCTGTGACGCAGCGACACTGAAACATGATCGCCTGTATCTTGCGACCGGACTGTTGCTGCCAATTTGGGATAAATTGCCAGATGATCATGTGCGCGTGAGCCGAGTTGCGGCCAAAGATGGCCCGTCAATACTTGGTCGTGAAGTTCCGCCTTCGCATGTTCCAGCACTTATGGATGCGCTCGGCTTTAATGAGCCGGTCCATTTGGACATCAACGATCTTGCGGATTTAGTGCTAAAATCGGGGAAAGTGGTTCCGATCAACGGACCAGAGAGACTCCAGATGAAGCGTTCGTTGGTCAATGGGGTGCAACGCTTGGAGTTGATCGGATGGTCGATCGAACGACTTGAGTGGTACAAAGCGCAGGGCTGCTACACAGAGATCATTCGCTATCAGACACGGCTGTTTCTGCCGGTAAGCGATGCCGTTTCTGTATTGCGATGCATCGCGTTGTAA
- a CDS encoding lytic transglycosylase domain-containing protein: protein MKILLVGLLGPGLIYTASARADAPSAQNIGTSEQLSSSDVSIDPGYRINERGDFQVVEHGHWSPPYRPTPTQHLASEAVFSVQRSRPNEKSVKFRSNFQRTSFLGDVHAAEARFGIPHGLLDALIWTESRYNPSAVSSAGAAGLGQLMPGTARDLGVRNRFDPKANITGAAQYLRQMLDRFGVVHLAVAAYNAGPGAVSRLGRIPLNGETPGYVRNVLDRWALN from the coding sequence ATGAAAATATTGTTAGTGGGGCTATTGGGCCCCGGTCTGATTTACACAGCATCTGCAAGGGCTGATGCGCCTTCAGCCCAAAATATCGGGACGTCAGAGCAGCTTTCATCGTCCGATGTCAGTATTGATCCGGGATATCGAATCAATGAGCGAGGCGATTTTCAGGTTGTAGAGCATGGTCACTGGTCGCCGCCCTACCGCCCAACACCAACGCAGCATTTGGCCAGCGAAGCCGTATTTTCCGTCCAGCGCTCACGCCCGAATGAGAAATCCGTGAAATTTCGATCAAACTTTCAGCGGACGAGCTTTCTGGGCGACGTTCATGCAGCTGAAGCGCGCTTTGGTATCCCTCACGGGCTGCTTGATGCATTGATCTGGACAGAATCTCGTTACAATCCCTCTGCCGTAAGCAGTGCTGGTGCGGCTGGCCTTGGTCAACTCATGCCCGGTACTGCCCGAGACCTGGGCGTACGAAACCGTTTCGACCCAAAAGCCAACATCACTGGCGCAGCACAATATCTTCGGCAAATGCTTGACCGATTTGGCGTGGTGCATCTGGCAGTTGCAGCCTATAATGCTGGCCCTGGCGCTGTTTCGCGATTGGGACGAATTCCGCTGAATGGCGAAACTCCCGGGTATGTGCGTAACGTTCTGGATCGGTGGGCATTAAATTGA
- a CDS encoding DUF7146 domain-containing protein translates to MPNSHPILQSSLETRARQIVKALGGHWSRKSGMCRCPAHDDRTPSLSVGVAQSAILFHCFAGCSSEEVLAGFKRHGIQPRDLFDGRGSVVVPAEKPFGPDANALRLWQQAVPLSDTLGEHYLAKRSISLRSCELRFLDRTPLGRKPNVRFLPALIAAVRMDIGIVAIQRTFIDRATASKADFFKTKRALGQLGTGAVRLSDPVSGRLGLAEGSESALSAQTLFGIPCWATLGNERFGIVAIPESITELHLFVDADKGGELALKRGLDAYTREGRCIIPRTPDRENHDWNDELRERLRIRASV, encoded by the coding sequence ATGCCCAACAGCCATCCCATTCTCCAATCTTCTCTTGAGACCCGAGCCCGTCAAATCGTCAAAGCCTTGGGCGGGCACTGGTCGCGCAAATCAGGCATGTGCCGTTGTCCAGCCCATGACGACAGAACACCGTCGCTCTCGGTTGGCGTCGCACAATCGGCAATATTGTTTCATTGTTTCGCTGGATGCTCGAGCGAGGAGGTGCTCGCTGGCTTTAAGCGGCATGGTATCCAACCACGCGACCTGTTCGACGGTAGGGGCAGTGTGGTTGTGCCAGCTGAAAAGCCATTCGGACCCGACGCCAATGCTTTGAGACTGTGGCAGCAGGCCGTTCCGCTCTCAGATACGCTCGGTGAGCACTATCTTGCCAAGCGTTCCATATCGCTTCGTTCCTGCGAACTGCGGTTTTTGGATCGAACGCCTTTGGGGCGCAAACCCAACGTCCGTTTCCTTCCTGCGCTCATTGCCGCTGTGCGGATGGATATCGGCATTGTTGCTATCCAGCGAACATTTATTGATCGCGCCACAGCGTCCAAGGCAGATTTTTTCAAAACTAAGCGCGCACTTGGGCAATTGGGAACCGGTGCCGTTCGGCTGTCAGATCCTGTGAGCGGACGGCTCGGACTTGCCGAAGGATCGGAAAGCGCACTTTCAGCACAGACTCTTTTTGGAATTCCGTGCTGGGCAACACTTGGAAACGAGCGCTTCGGAATAGTCGCAATTCCGGAAAGCATTACCGAGCTCCATCTCTTTGTCGATGCCGACAAAGGCGGTGAACTCGCTTTGAAGCGCGGGTTGGACGCTTACACGAGGGAAGGGCGATGCATTATTCCGCGCACGCCCGACCGGGAAAATCATGACTGGAACGATGAACTTCGGGAACGGCTTCGTATTAGGGCTTCGGTCTGA